In Colwellia sp. M166, a genomic segment contains:
- a CDS encoding EAL domain-containing protein, with translation MTLSREINSLLFGLFLLVMSSLVYFQFAQTRDFMNQQMASDLNNTMTSLGLMLKPHIETGDMATAETLVNVIFEGGFYRKVTLKWLVDGKEQIWENPVVIQGVPQWFINLDLFEEQSRQSLITSGWMQLATLEVAGHPALGYRELWRVMNDTIMVLSLLFISSIIILRIRLNRILKPLHKVALQAKEIAQRKFGHDIELPKTTELRDVVGAINSMSRQLKQIFTRLDEEVHELKEDKFIDQVSTLPNRQYLSGQINNWLNEPGFGGLILAKFDWLDDIHSKYGYQGRDEIIRVLSNRMTAELPEIAESIIARISNAEFAFLITKAEHHKIGLYLQSLIRIVNQELIKAGCPANTGFALGVSQRIDNMNSSDLLSQSDNALQQAQREHKISHWIDADQPQKYSREQWRSKLVDAIHNNHFLFQWQAILSMNSKRVLQREIYCRLNIDDQIVTASEFMPFIELLSLGSQLDRCLLNTIEQKEILALAKEGVAINLTHDSLQDPEFIHWLGDFLKRSAYAERILFEIPESAAISSFEHCYQLAEIVRSAGAKMGIDQCGRQIGSLEYLQKLQPNYIKLDQSFAYYEKLNQSKELCRALLNVAKGLKIEVIITGIEDKEQLVNFSSLKADGYQGYISPVEDV, from the coding sequence ATGACCCTCTCTAGAGAAATAAACTCATTACTATTTGGACTTTTTTTATTAGTAATGTCGAGTTTAGTTTATTTTCAATTTGCACAAACCCGTGATTTTATGAATCAGCAAATGGCATCTGATTTAAATAACACAATGACATCGTTAGGATTAATGCTGAAACCACATATAGAAACTGGTGATATGGCTACCGCTGAAACCTTAGTTAATGTTATTTTTGAAGGTGGATTTTATCGCAAAGTTACTCTGAAATGGTTGGTTGATGGTAAAGAACAAATTTGGGAAAATCCTGTCGTTATTCAAGGAGTGCCTCAATGGTTTATTAATCTAGATTTATTCGAAGAGCAATCTAGGCAAAGTTTAATCACCTCTGGTTGGATGCAACTGGCAACATTGGAAGTTGCAGGACACCCTGCACTCGGCTATCGAGAATTATGGCGAGTGATGAATGATACGATAATGGTATTATCATTACTTTTTATCAGCTCAATTATTATTCTTAGAATTCGATTAAACCGTATCTTAAAACCTTTACATAAAGTTGCGCTGCAAGCGAAAGAAATAGCACAACGTAAATTTGGACATGATATTGAGCTGCCAAAAACCACGGAATTAAGAGATGTTGTCGGTGCTATAAACTCGATGTCAAGACAACTAAAACAGATATTTACTAGGTTAGATGAAGAAGTACATGAATTAAAAGAAGATAAATTTATTGATCAAGTTTCTACTTTACCTAACCGTCAATACTTATCTGGGCAAATTAATAACTGGTTAAATGAACCAGGTTTTGGTGGCCTTATTTTAGCGAAATTTGACTGGCTTGATGACATTCACAGCAAATATGGTTACCAAGGTCGTGATGAGATCATCCGAGTGTTATCTAATAGAATGACCGCAGAATTACCTGAGATTGCTGAAAGTATTATCGCGCGTATTTCCAACGCTGAATTTGCCTTTTTGATCACTAAAGCAGAACATCATAAAATTGGCCTTTATTTACAATCATTAATTAGAATAGTTAATCAGGAACTTATAAAAGCCGGTTGCCCAGCAAATACTGGTTTTGCTTTGGGGGTGAGTCAGCGAATCGACAACATGAACAGTTCTGATTTATTATCACAGTCAGATAACGCCTTACAACAAGCACAGCGAGAACATAAAATAAGTCATTGGATTGATGCCGATCAACCACAAAAATATAGTCGTGAACAATGGCGTAGTAAACTTGTTGATGCTATTCATAACAACCATTTTCTTTTTCAATGGCAAGCCATTTTAAGTATGAACAGCAAAAGGGTGTTACAACGTGAAATATATTGTCGTTTAAATATTGATGATCAAATTGTTACAGCGTCTGAATTTATGCCTTTTATTGAGTTGTTATCCTTAGGTTCACAGCTTGATCGCTGTTTATTGAACACTATAGAACAAAAAGAAATTCTTGCATTAGCTAAAGAAGGTGTAGCGATAAACTTAACGCATGACAGTCTCCAAGATCCTGAATTTATTCATTGGCTAGGTGATTTCTTAAAGCGCTCTGCATATGCAGAACGAATTTTATTTGAAATTCCAGAGTCTGCGGCAATAAGTTCGTTTGAACATTGCTATCAATTAGCCGAAATAGTTCGCTCGGCAGGTGCCAAAATGGGTATTGATCAATGTGGTCGTCAAATTGGCTCTTTGGAATATTTACAAAAACTACAGCCGAATTATATTAAATTAGATCAGTCCTTTGCTTACTATGAAAAATTAAATCAAAGCAAAGAATTATGTCGGGCATTATTAAATGTTGCGAAAGGTTTAAAAATTGAAGTGATAATTACGGGTATAGAAGATAAAGAACAATTGGTGAATTTTAGTTCATTAAAAGCTGATGGTTATCAAGGCTACATTTCACCAGTTGAAGATGTTTAA
- a CDS encoding transglutaminase-like cysteine peptidase gives MSNIKAKATFRWRLPGQILLITLLCSSDIFAQATPALDENKIVASLEENYGKRAGKRGQAWFKLMRKNTDKSTQENLTKVNQFFNMFRFIEDSKLWGVSNYWATPIEFIGVNGGDCEDYSIAKYFTLLELGIPDEKMRITMVKAVQLNQYHMVLAYYETPSAMPLILDNLDGNIKPASERNDLIPIYSFNASQLWLNKEKGRGILSGKSSRLKLWQDLRQRLSTAKLKQPKLKMEF, from the coding sequence ATGAGTAATATAAAAGCAAAAGCTACCTTCAGGTGGAGATTACCCGGCCAGATACTTCTGATAACATTGTTGTGCTCGTCGGATATTTTTGCTCAAGCAACGCCAGCCCTCGATGAAAACAAAATCGTCGCATCATTAGAAGAAAACTACGGTAAGAGAGCAGGTAAAAGAGGGCAAGCTTGGTTTAAGTTAATGCGAAAAAATACTGATAAATCCACGCAAGAAAATTTAACTAAAGTAAATCAATTCTTTAATATGTTTAGGTTTATTGAAGATAGCAAACTCTGGGGCGTGAGTAATTATTGGGCAACGCCTATTGAGTTTATTGGTGTCAATGGCGGAGATTGTGAAGATTACTCTATTGCCAAGTACTTCACCTTATTAGAACTTGGTATACCAGATGAAAAAATGAGGATCACTATGGTCAAAGCGGTACAACTTAATCAATACCATATGGTGCTAGCGTACTACGAAACGCCTAGTGCTATGCCATTAATTTTAGACAATCTCGATGGTAATATTAAACCAGCAAGTGAGCGTAACGATTTGATCCCTATCTATAGTTTTAATGCAAGTCAGCTTTGGTTAAATAAAGAAAAAGGTCGTGGGATCCTTAGCGGAAAATCTTCACGACTTAAGCTTTGGCAAGACTTAAGACAGCGTTTGTCGACTGCCAAACTGAAACAACCTAAGCTAAAAATGGAGTTTTAA
- a CDS encoding OmpA family protein has protein sequence MTNLPLIHFIPRSKYLPILFSAMFIIGCADTHIVTLNAPVEQLHNLHDYDSDGVIKVRDKCAETIFGASIDNYGCGIKSTKITAFEVDIKFANNSAVIPSSAYAEIEKLAKILDEHQEVHVLIEGHSSKVGSALFNKALSDERAKAVAYVLINDFNIDKNRISSIGYGSERLKETENSEYAHAENRRIIADLLYTQNVDELKWTIYTVDEVN, from the coding sequence ATGACTAATTTACCATTGATCCACTTTATACCGAGGTCAAAATATTTACCTATTCTGTTCAGTGCAATGTTTATTATTGGTTGTGCTGATACTCATATCGTGACATTAAATGCACCTGTTGAGCAATTACATAACTTACATGATTATGATAGTGATGGTGTTATTAAAGTGCGTGATAAATGTGCTGAAACCATCTTTGGTGCAAGCATTGATAATTATGGTTGTGGTATAAAAAGCACTAAAATTACCGCTTTTGAAGTCGACATTAAGTTTGCTAACAATTCTGCGGTGATCCCAAGTTCTGCTTATGCAGAGATAGAAAAATTAGCTAAAATCCTAGACGAACATCAAGAAGTACATGTGTTAATTGAAGGGCATAGTAGTAAAGTAGGCAGTGCCTTGTTCAATAAAGCTTTGTCTGATGAGCGTGCGAAAGCCGTTGCTTATGTTTTGATAAATGACTTTAATATTGATAAAAATCGTATTTCTTCAATTGGTTATGGTTCTGAGCGTTTGAAAGAAACAGAAAACAGTGAATACGCCCATGCTGAAAATCGTCGCATCATAGCTGATTTACTGTATACGCAAAATGTTGATGAACTTAAATGGACTATTTATACGGTAGATGAAGTCAATTAA
- a CDS encoding TolC family outer membrane protein, translating into MNSLMFILNKKTMLSVLALSSLYSVNLNAQSLEQAVASALDSHPDIRQSFARFKAKEEDVNRASAGYLPTIDLTAGYGYEYTDTPANRRTYGDGKTELARGEFGISIKQILFDGMYTSSEVNRTLFEASAEQWTLVANAEDLALQVSKAYLNYLKTNQLIKLSENNIASHQEIYEQIKERTDSGLGNIADLSQVTGRLARAQSNMISARNNHLDARTQFIRLTNVQPDNLVLPVPDADMLPKDKTTGLNVAIKSHPVIKSAQQDIKAARSFKNAVQSNYFPKLSLELAANSDNDIAGESGINRLGADVGGHRNDVTAMVRLRYNFYSGGKDIANERSAAYKVSEAQEINYSAHRQVTESFGLAWNAFEMLALQKKYIKQHVITAKDTQVAYKQQFNIGQRNLLDLLDTENELFQARKDYLDASFNELSARYRLLNATGQLLDSLRVTRSSAWKGEHEYGQGAYHD; encoded by the coding sequence ATGAATAGCCTTATGTTTATTTTAAACAAAAAAACAATGCTGAGTGTATTAGCTTTATCCTCATTGTACTCTGTTAACCTCAATGCGCAGAGTTTAGAACAAGCCGTTGCCAGTGCCCTTGATAGCCATCCTGACATTCGCCAATCTTTTGCTCGTTTTAAAGCAAAGGAAGAAGATGTTAATCGAGCCTCTGCAGGTTATTTACCGACTATTGATCTAACCGCAGGCTATGGATATGAGTATACAGATACCCCCGCGAATAGAAGAACCTATGGTGATGGAAAAACAGAATTAGCCCGTGGTGAATTTGGTATCAGTATAAAACAAATATTGTTTGACGGTATGTATACCAGCAGTGAGGTAAACCGAACTCTATTCGAAGCAAGTGCAGAGCAATGGACATTAGTTGCTAATGCTGAAGATCTTGCGTTACAAGTAAGTAAAGCCTATTTGAACTATCTCAAAACAAACCAGTTGATTAAGCTATCAGAAAATAACATCGCATCGCATCAAGAAATTTATGAACAAATAAAAGAACGCACTGACTCAGGCTTAGGAAATATTGCCGATTTATCTCAAGTAACAGGGCGTTTAGCACGAGCACAATCAAATATGATATCCGCTCGTAATAATCATCTTGATGCCAGAACGCAATTTATCCGTTTAACCAACGTACAACCAGACAATCTTGTACTACCAGTACCAGATGCCGACATGTTACCAAAAGATAAAACAACGGGCTTAAATGTCGCGATTAAGTCTCATCCTGTGATCAAATCAGCACAACAAGATATTAAGGCCGCACGCTCATTTAAAAATGCAGTACAATCTAATTATTTTCCAAAATTATCACTAGAGTTAGCCGCTAATTCTGATAATGATATTGCCGGTGAAAGTGGTATTAATCGACTTGGAGCTGATGTTGGAGGTCATAGAAATGATGTCACCGCGATGGTGCGATTAAGATACAACTTCTACTCTGGCGGTAAAGATATCGCTAATGAACGTAGTGCAGCTTATAAAGTATCAGAAGCACAAGAAATTAATTATAGCGCTCATCGTCAAGTCACCGAAAGCTTCGGTTTAGCATGGAATGCTTTTGAAATGTTAGCATTACAAAAAAAATATATTAAACAACATGTTATTACAGCAAAAGATACCCAGGTAGCCTATAAACAGCAGTTTAACATTGGTCAACGAAATCTACTCGACTTGCTTGATACAGAAAACGAACTGTTTCAAGCACGTAAAGATTATTTAGATGCCAGTTTTAACGAATTAAGTGCAAGGTATCGTTTATTAAATGCTACCGGGCAGTTACTTGATTCCTTAAGAGTAACACGTTCATCAGCTTGGAAAGGCGAACATGAATATGGGCAAGGAGCATATCATGACTAA
- a CDS encoding HlyD family type I secretion periplasmic adaptor subunit, protein MKVSQQDLEMADDVYGAMLTEVPSLHRLTIWAMATLICSFLIWAYFSALQQVTSGTGKVIPSTQVQIIQSLDGGVLQKLFVQEGMQVKKNQPIASIDDTRFRSDFAEQKQEVDSLRANVIRLRAELSSILIGNNTQWQRQIEINKNIPVYPKDLEQNAQLMVARQKEEYSERLDNLINQLAIQEQKIQQREQEVAELNSKISTLQISYKIANKELDLTKPLAEKNIVSKIELYKLERSVNDLKGELSAVRLLSPKLKSALQESILNRRETVLVYRAETRAELNELQNKLSRINESQVGAQDKVTKALILSPVVGTIKTIKINTLGGVIKPGETIAEIVPTEDKLMIEAKIKPRDIGFIYPGLPAVVKITAYDFARYGGLTGKVEHISADTTLDEDGNSFYLIRVRTQASSIKNKQGDEMPIIPGMLTQVDVITGERTILEYILNPILRANEAALRER, encoded by the coding sequence ATGAAAGTTAGTCAACAAGATTTAGAAATGGCTGATGATGTTTATGGCGCGATGTTAACTGAGGTGCCAAGTTTACATCGCTTAACAATTTGGGCAATGGCCACTTTAATTTGTAGTTTTTTGATTTGGGCATACTTTTCAGCATTACAGCAAGTCACTTCAGGTACAGGCAAAGTTATCCCTTCAACACAAGTGCAAATTATTCAAAGTCTAGATGGCGGTGTATTACAAAAACTTTTTGTACAAGAAGGTATGCAGGTTAAGAAAAACCAGCCAATAGCCAGTATCGATGACACGCGTTTTCGATCAGACTTTGCTGAGCAAAAGCAAGAAGTCGATAGCTTAAGAGCTAATGTTATTCGTCTTAGAGCTGAACTATCGAGTATTTTAATTGGTAATAATACCCAATGGCAGCGACAAATAGAAATTAATAAAAACATTCCAGTTTATCCGAAAGACTTAGAGCAGAATGCGCAATTGATGGTGGCAAGACAAAAAGAAGAGTACTCGGAAAGGCTTGATAATTTAATTAATCAACTCGCTATTCAAGAGCAAAAAATCCAGCAAAGAGAGCAAGAAGTTGCAGAACTAAATTCAAAAATTAGCACACTACAAATTAGTTATAAAATAGCCAATAAAGAACTTGATTTGACTAAACCGTTAGCCGAAAAAAATATAGTTTCCAAGATTGAACTTTATAAATTAGAACGGAGTGTAAATGATCTTAAAGGCGAGTTAAGTGCTGTTCGATTGCTATCTCCTAAGTTAAAATCAGCTTTACAAGAGTCGATATTAAATCGACGAGAAACCGTACTGGTTTACAGAGCGGAAACCAGAGCTGAGCTGAATGAATTACAGAACAAATTATCGCGAATTAATGAGTCACAAGTCGGTGCACAAGATAAGGTTACTAAAGCTCTCATATTATCCCCTGTTGTAGGAACAATTAAAACAATAAAAATAAATACCTTAGGCGGGGTTATAAAACCTGGTGAAACAATAGCTGAAATTGTTCCGACAGAAGACAAACTGATGATTGAAGCAAAAATAAAACCGCGTGATATTGGTTTTATTTACCCAGGTCTACCTGCGGTTGTTAAAATTACAGCTTATGATTTTGCCCGTTATGGTGGCTTAACGGGTAAAGTAGAACATATAAGCGCAGATACTACGCTCGATGAAGACGGTAACAGTTTTTATCTGATAAGGGTTCGTACACAAGCATCGAGCATTAAAAATAAGCAAGGGGACGAAATGCCCATTATTCCTGGCATGTTAACACAGGTTGATGTTATCACAGGTGAACGAACCATTTTGGAGTATATCTTAAATCCTATATTACGGGCCAATGAAGCAGCATTAAGGGAGCGATAG
- a CDS encoding type I secretion system permease/ATPase encodes MQSTVSPSSQWKIHASQKLSADPLLDSLVLLTEHFGNPCSADALSAGLPLTSTNLTPELLPQAASRAGLSAKLVRKGLNELPSMLLPCILMLKNKKALVLQELDIEKNEAIVSLPETGGKAQLTIEELESNFVGYLFLIKQQYRGDRNFDVHIDNSNEHWLWQKIKNTSSIYRDVIIASVMVNLFALVSPLFIMNIYDKVVPNLAFESLWVLAIGATVAYIFDLVLKQLRAYLIDVAGKKIDIEVSSKLFAKVIGAPLEKRSLSVGGMAKQLSEFDNIREFLSSATISALVDLPFAILFMLCIWLVAGDLVMFPLIASVLIIGYTLLNQSKLRKAIDESNRFSSLRHGHLIECLSSLESIKANGAEGVVQNAWQQMIGHTATWLLKSKMITNSVLNFASFIVQISVIAVVVLGVYRVSENLISMGGIIAAVMLTGRAISPIAKLAGLMTRSNQTLSALKQLDTLMAQEGEFEDKAHLVSRTTLSGSINADNISFTYPNSDQRSLQSISLNIKAGEKIAIVGHNGSGKTTLAKLLLGLYQPTKGTIQFDGLNHHQIHPSDLRRNVGYLPQDITLFHGTIRDNILFGTRQVTEYQLIRAVQLSGVNVFTDNDSQGLDQQVGESGSSLSRGQRQSIVLARAILNSPQILLLDEPTASLDARAEKQFIQSINATAQNRTMLLITHKMDLLKLVDRILVLDKGKLIIDGPKDAVITQLKAGKFNQESNS; translated from the coding sequence GTGCAATCAACTGTATCACCATCAAGTCAATGGAAAATTCACGCTTCGCAAAAGTTAAGTGCCGATCCGTTATTAGATAGCCTTGTGCTACTTACTGAGCATTTTGGTAATCCATGTTCTGCTGATGCACTTTCCGCTGGTTTGCCCCTGACAAGTACAAATTTAACACCTGAGCTTTTACCGCAAGCAGCCTCACGTGCTGGTTTGAGTGCTAAATTAGTGCGTAAAGGTTTGAATGAATTACCTTCAATGCTACTTCCTTGCATTCTGATGCTAAAAAATAAAAAAGCTTTAGTCTTACAAGAACTGGATATTGAAAAAAATGAAGCGATTGTTTCTCTGCCTGAAACGGGCGGAAAAGCACAACTAACTATTGAAGAATTAGAATCAAACTTTGTTGGTTATTTATTTCTAATTAAACAGCAATACAGAGGTGATAGAAACTTTGACGTCCATATCGATAATAGCAATGAGCATTGGTTATGGCAAAAAATTAAAAATACATCATCAATTTACCGAGACGTAATTATTGCATCAGTGATGGTAAACTTATTTGCGTTAGTTTCACCACTTTTTATCATGAACATCTATGACAAAGTAGTGCCAAATTTAGCCTTTGAATCCCTTTGGGTTTTAGCTATAGGCGCAACAGTTGCTTATATATTTGATTTGGTTTTAAAACAATTACGTGCTTATTTGATTGATGTTGCAGGAAAGAAAATTGATATTGAAGTATCTTCAAAACTGTTTGCCAAAGTCATTGGGGCTCCACTTGAAAAACGCTCATTAAGTGTTGGAGGTATGGCCAAACAACTCAGCGAATTTGATAATATCAGAGAATTTTTGTCTTCAGCGACAATAAGTGCATTGGTTGACTTACCCTTCGCTATTCTTTTCATGTTATGTATTTGGTTAGTTGCAGGTGATCTGGTGATGTTTCCACTGATTGCTTCAGTATTGATTATAGGTTATACCTTGTTAAATCAATCTAAATTGCGTAAAGCTATTGATGAAAGTAATCGCTTTTCTAGTCTCCGACATGGGCACCTAATTGAATGTTTAAGCTCTTTAGAGTCCATTAAAGCTAATGGTGCTGAAGGTGTTGTGCAAAATGCATGGCAACAAATGATTGGGCATACAGCAACTTGGTTACTTAAATCTAAAATGATCACTAATTCAGTGCTAAATTTTGCCAGCTTTATTGTGCAAATATCTGTCATTGCTGTTGTAGTGTTGGGAGTTTATCGAGTATCAGAAAACTTAATTTCGATGGGCGGAATTATTGCAGCAGTGATGTTAACCGGTAGAGCGATATCTCCTATTGCCAAACTTGCAGGCCTAATGACTCGCTCCAATCAAACATTAAGTGCATTAAAACAACTTGATACCTTAATGGCGCAAGAAGGTGAATTTGAAGATAAAGCGCATTTGGTTAGCCGTACGACGCTTTCGGGCAGTATCAATGCTGATAACATTAGTTTTACTTACCCCAATAGCGATCAGCGCTCTTTACAATCAATATCATTAAACATTAAAGCGGGAGAAAAAATAGCGATTGTTGGCCATAATGGCTCAGGTAAGACTACCTTGGCAAAATTACTGTTGGGTCTATATCAACCGACGAAAGGCACCATACAATTTGACGGTTTGAATCATCACCAAATACATCCAAGTGATTTACGCCGCAATGTCGGTTATTTACCGCAAGACATAACATTATTTCATGGCACTATTCGTGATAATATTCTTTTTGGTACTCGACAAGTAACAGAATATCAACTGATCAGAGCTGTACAGCTTTCAGGTGTCAATGTATTTACTGACAATGATAGCCAAGGACTCGATCAACAAGTAGGAGAAAGTGGCAGTTCATTATCTCGCGGTCAAAGACAATCGATTGTTTTAGCAAGAGCGATACTTAACTCACCACAAATTTTATTATTAGATGAACCAACAGCAAGCCTCGATGCTCGGGCGGAAAAACAATTTATTCAATCGATCAATGCGACAGCCCAAAATCGAACCATGTTACTCATTACTCATAAAATGGATCTATTAAAGTTAGTTGACCGTATACTTGTTTTGGATAAAGGAAAACTAATCATAGATGGCCCCAAAGATGCGGTAATAACGCAATTAAAAGCCGGTAAATTTAATCAAGAGTCAAATTCATGA